Genomic DNA from Gemmatimonadaceae bacterium:
GCTGCCGCCGGGCTGGATGATGGCCGCCACGCCCGCCTCGGCGGCCTGGTCCACGCCGTCGCGGAAGGGGAAGAACGCATCCGACCCCATCACCGAGCCCTTGGTGTCGTGGCCCGTGGTGCGC
This window encodes:
- the purH gene encoding bifunctional phosphoribosylaminoimidazolecarboxamide formyltransferase/IMP cyclohydrolase (involved in de novo purine biosynthesis), producing the protein RTTGHDTKGSVMGSDAFFPFRDGVDQAAEAGVAAIIQPGGSVRDAEVIAAADEHGMAMVFTGKRQFRH